Genomic DNA from Oligoflexia bacterium:
ATCTTCATCTCTATCAATGATGAAGGTTTCTTTTCTTTGTTGAATTTCTATAGGAATAATTTCATCTTTAAACAAGCCATCATTGCTGGCTTTTTGGGCTCTCTCATAACTACTTTTAGCATAGGCATCTTGCTGCTCACGACTAATGTTTTTTTCTTTGGCACACAGCTCTCCGGCTTGACCCATATGAAAATCATTGTAAACATCCCACAAACCATCGTGCAACAAAGTATCTGTTATTTTTGTATGCCCTAGTTTTTGTCCCTGGCGCATTTGCATGGCGTGCGGGGCATTGGACATGCTTTCCATCCCTCCTGCAACAACAACATTGGCATCCCCACAACGAATGGCCTGACTGGCCATCATGACTGACTTTAAGCCAGAGCCACACACTTTACCTATGGTGGTACATGGAACATGTTTAGGAAGACCGGCAAAAATAGCGGCTTGTCTGGCTGGGGCTTGCCCCACAGCTGCAGTCAAAACATTGCCCATAATAACTTCATCTATTTGATCTTTATTGATACCTGCTTTATCCACTGCTGCTGCAATGGCTTTTGCTCCCAATTGCGGTGCTGTTAAAGAGGACAGTGCGCCTAAAAAACTTCCAATTGGGGTTCTTACTGCACTTACAATACATACTTCTTGTGTCATTGACGGCCTCTTTTCTTTGGGTTTTAATTATTTTTTTCTGTGTCGGTTGCTTCTTCCACTTTTTTTGCAGCTTCATTGACTGTTTTTGTTACCGCTTCTTTCACTTCTTGTGCTGTCTCTTTGCCTGCTTGGGTAGCTTTATCCACCACAACTTTACCTTGTTCAACAATTTCATCACTTGCTGCGCTTCCCGCCTCAATTGCTTCTTTTGCTGCAGCTTTAACATCTTCTGCCACTTCTTTGGCATCTTCACTTACACCAGCGGCTGTACTTTCTGCTGTTTTTTCCAACACTTCGCTAGGCGTCGCAGAAGACTCAGTTCCATCAAACACCGTTTGATTGGCTTGTTGAGAAGAAAAGTAAACCAAACTTAAACTGGTAACCATAAAAATAACCGCACAACT
This window encodes:
- a CDS encoding acetyl-CoA C-acyltransferase; the protein is MTQEVCIVSAVRTPIGSFLGALSSLTAPQLGAKAIAAAVDKAGINKDQIDEVIMGNVLTAAVGQAPARQAAIFAGLPKHVPCTTIGKVCGSGLKSVMMASQAIRCGDANVVVAGGMESMSNAPHAMQMRQGQKLGHTKITDTLLHDGLWDVYNDFHMGQAGELCAKEKNISREQQDAYAKSSYERAQKASNDGLFKDEIIPIEIQQRKETFIIDRDEDIDKARFDKFATLRPAFDKEGTVTAANASNINDGAAAVVLASKAWCEKNNIPYMAVIQGSTQAAREPEWFTMAPADAVEALHKKLSWTKDDVDSYEINEAFSLVSLAVSEQLGLDMSKVNPRGGAVAMGHPIGASGSRILVTLLHHLKQNKLKKGIASLCIGGGEAVALAVQI
- the secG gene encoding preprotein translocase subunit SecG, whose product is MMGLVSFVHIAVCLLLIIIVLLQHGKGADAGAALGGGQSAVFGARGAASFLSKLTTSCAVIFMVTSLSLVYFSSQQANQTVFDGTESSATPSEVLEKTAESTAAGVSEDAKEVAEDVKAAAKEAIEAGSAASDEIVEQGKVVVDKATQAGKETAQEVKEAVTKTVNEAAKKVEEATDTEKNN